In Phoenix dactylifera cultivar Barhee BC4 chromosome 11, palm_55x_up_171113_PBpolish2nd_filt_p, whole genome shotgun sequence, the following are encoded in one genomic region:
- the LOC103712628 gene encoding BTB/POZ domain-containing protein At3g22104-like, which produces MKVTCDLEVDVNGEEIFLVSKEILSSFSGRLRKLFNKPSDAAATKVLKVIFHDLPGGPEAFELMTRFCYSNGGIQITPTNTCVLHCIAQFMEMSEDVSSSPNLIELTEKSLEGILYWTWSEIVNALKQCQDFFPAANSSGIVDKILETLVGRITTASDTSPTGSSPESFTFRFSCDTRSTVSTKNSNYRVWWFEDLVVLNSDSIKKIIKSMVSQKVDHATVSRFLFYYIKCKFSNATSDEKKKCTEVVVDLLYSLDRSSVSCKSLFGILRISSSLNLSKCCRSRLESMIGSQLDQATLDNLLVPAPAGMESIYDVNLVLRFVKSFLSAGGQASVTRLKQVGSLIDLYLAEVAPDSCLKPPKFIALTIALPDAARDSHDAMYQAIVIYLEVHAQLSEEEKMNICCAINCEKLSVESCKHLAWNSKVPKRTAVQALISQQLKLKSLLEDTNHLKSFSSPLKGNEYEKNQCDDGEQIILYAKKLNLPMENEKLKAHLQGMQCRVMELEKICKKMRTQMAKIMKTEVSSPGSSRSVPRLCS; this is translated from the exons ATGAAGGTGACTTGTGACCTTGAAGTGGATGTCAATGGGGAAGAGATCTTCTTAGTGAGTAAG GAAATCCTTTCATCATTCTCTGGTAGGCTGAGGAAGTTATTTAACAAACCATCAGATGCAGCAGCGACTAAGGTTCTGAAAGTAATATTCCATGACTTGCCAGGAGGGCCTGAGGCATTTGAGCTCATGACCAGGTTCTGCTACAGTAATGGCGGAATTCAGATAACTCCCACTAATACCTGCGTTCTCCACTGCATAGCTCAGTTTATGGAGATGAGCGAGGATGTCTCTTCCTCCCCAAACTTGATCGAGCTGACTGAAAAATCTCTTGAGGGAATTCTTTATTGGACGTGGTCCGAGATCGTGAATGCCTTGAAACAGTGCCAAGATTTCTTCCCTGCAGCCAACTCCTCAGGGATCGTTGATAAAATATTAGAGACTCTAGTAGGAAGAATCACGACAGCCAGTGATACAAGTCCTACAGGTTCCTCTCCGGAGAGCTTCACTTTCCGCTTTTCATGTGATACAAGGAGTACCGTTAGCACTAAAAACAGCAATTACCGAGTTTGGTGGTTTGAAGATCTTGTGGTTTTGAACTCCGACTCTATCAAGAAAATAATCAAGAGCATGGTTTCTCAGAAAGTAGATCATGCGACGGTCAGTAGGTTCCTCTTTTACTACATCAAATGTAAATTTTCCAATGCCACCTCTGATGAGAAGAAGAAATGCACTGAAGTTGTGGTCGACTTGCTCTACTCTCTTGATAGAAGCTCAGTGTCCTGCAAGAGCTTGTTTGGAATTCTTCGGATCTCATCATCTCTGAATCTAAGCAAGTGTTGCAGGAGCAGATTGGAGAGTATGATAGGAAGTCAGCTTGATCAAGCAACATTGGACAATTTACTTGTGCCAGCCCCAGCTGGGATGGAAAGTATTTATGATGTAAATCTAGTCTTAAGGTTTGTGAAATCTTTTCTTAGTGCTGGAGGCCAAGCATCTGTAACTAGATTGAAGCAGGTGGGGAGCTTAATTGACTTATACCTAGCAGAAGTTGCTCCTGACTCATGTTTGAAGCCCCCAAAATTCATTGCACTAACTATAGCCCTACCTGATGCTGCAAGAGATTCTCATGATGCCATGTACCAAGCAATCGTCATTTACCTTGAG GTTCATGCTCAATTATCTGAGGAAGAGAAGATGAATATATGTTGTGCCATAAACTGCGAGAAGCTTTCAGTGGAATCCTGCAAGCATCTTGCATGGAACTCAAAAGTTCCTAAGAGGACAGCAGTCCAAGCACTAATTTCTCAACAATTGAAGCTCAAGAGCCTACTCGAAGACACCAACCACTTAAAATCTTTCAGTTCTCCTCTCAAGGGAAATGAGTATGAGAAAAATCAATGTGACGATGGTGAGCAGATCATTCTTTATGCAAAGAAGCTCAATTTGCCAATGGAGAATGAGAAGCTCAAAGCCCATCTGCAAGGAATGCAATGCAGGGTAATggaattggagaagatttgcaaAAAAATGCGAACGCAGATGGCAAAGATCATGAAGACTGAGGTATCCAGTCCTGGTAGCTCGAGATCAGTCCCTAGACTATGTTCATGA